A genomic region of Paramormyrops kingsleyae isolate MSU_618 chromosome 19, PKINGS_0.4, whole genome shotgun sequence contains the following coding sequences:
- the LOC111859953 gene encoding protein numb homolog isoform X1, with product MNKLRQSLRRKKDVYVPESSRPHQWQTDEEAVRSGKCNFPVKYLGHVEVEESRGMHICEDAVKRLKMDRKFFKGFFTKAAKKTVKAVLWVSADGLRVVDEKTKDLILDQTIEKVSFCAPDRNFERAFSYICRDGTTRRWICHCFMAVRDSGERLSHAVGCAFASCLERKQKREKECGVTATFDANRTTFTREGSFRVTTATEQAEREEVLRQIQDVTKAESELSVPITTAPLAATPGALPPSSSPPVAPSVADTNPHAIPRRHATAEALARQGSFRAFPTLSQTSPFKRQLSLRMNDLPSTVQRKGDNPVKGYVAEVEMEGDSISSLCTQITSTFSGPPEDPFSSAPMPKPTSSPQSPAVPVNGSAPASSPPTISMPSTAPPSLPPPLPARDTNPWAKPGAGIPGQGYIGGDLTGATPAPASSGPTALHTHRRTPSEADRWLDEVTKSVRAQQPPVATVMGTPSPPTHHIPVPAVPFMPALAPAVPLLPPPQPVYPVPAPASYPVSNGAPFGALSVPVVGITPSQMVANVFGTAAPPIQPMPFPQHSVITAPPSGLYKPSPPLGTDPTSCSPLHPNGSVSVNGAEMWAGQGQPQADDFDSQWAALEGQSRQRPTPSHTNPFSSELQKTFEIQL from the exons TACCTGGGCCATGTGGAGGTGGAGGAGTCCCGTGGGATGCACATCTGTGAGGATGCTGTGAAGAGACTGAAGATG GACAGGAAATTCTTCAAGGGCTTCTTTACGAAA GCGGCTAAGAAGACGGTGAAGGCTGTGCTGTGGGTGTCGGCGGACGGCCTGCGTGTCGTCGACGAAAAGACGAAG GACCTGATCCTGGATCAGACGATAGAGAAAGTGTCTTTCTGTGCTCCGGACCGCAACTTCGAGCGGGCCTTCTCCTATATCTGCCGAGATGGGACCACGCGCCGCTGGATCTGCCACTGCTTCATGGCTGTCAGAGACTCT GGGGAGCGACTGAGCCATGCGGTGGGCTGCGCCTTCGCTTCCTGCTTGGAGCGCAAGCAGAAGCGGGAGAAGGAGTGTGGGGTGACGGCCACCTTCGACGCCAACCGCACCACCTTCACCCGTGAGGGCTCCTTCCGCGTCACCACGGCGACTGAGCAGGCCGAACGTGAGGAGGTCTTGCGGCAGATTCAAGATGTCACAAAAG CCGAATCGGAGCTGTCTGTCCCCATAACCACGGCACCTCTGGCAGCGACCCCGGGAGCACTGCCCCCGTCCTCCTCCCCGCCGGTGGCCCCCTCCGTCGCAGACACCAACCCGCATGCCATCCCACGGCGTCACGCCACCGCCGAGGCCCTCGCCCGTCAAGGGTCCTTCCGTGCCTTCCCTACCCTCAGCCAGACGTCTCCCTTCAAGCGCCAGCTGTCCCTACGGATGAACGATCTGCCATCCACGGTGCAGCGCAAGGGTGACAACCCGGTCAAGGGCTATG TTGCAGAGGTGGAGATGGAGGGCGACAGCATTAGCTCCCTGTGCACCCAGATCACCTCCACGTTCAGTGGGCCCCCCGAAGATCCCTTCTCCTCTGCTCCCATGCCTAAGCCCACCTCTTCGCCGCAGTCTCCGGCTGTGCCAG TGAATGGATCTGCTCCTGCCTCCAGCCCACCAACCATTAGCATGCCGAGCACGGCCCCCCCAAGCCTGCCCCCGCCGTTGCCGGCACGAGATACCAATCCCTGGGCCAAGCCTGGTGCCGGGATCCCGGGCCAGGGCTACATAG GAGGAGACTTGACCGGCGCCACCCCTGCACCCGCCAGCTCTGGCCCCACCGCCCTGCATACCCACAGACGGACCCCCTCGGAGGCAGACCGCTGGCTAGATGAGGTGACCAAGTCTGTGCGTGCCCAGCAGCCCCCTGTCGCCACAGTCATGGGCAcgccatccccccccacccaccacatACCTGTGCCAGCGGTCCCCTTCATGCCCGCTCTGGCTCCGGCTGTGCCCTTGCTGCCCCCGCCGCAGCCCGTCTATCCCGTTCCTGCACCGGCCTCCTACCCCGTTTCCAATGGGGCCCCATTCGGGGCGCTCAGCGTGCCCGTCGTTGGCATCACCCCGTCCCAGATGGTGGCCAACGTCTTCGGCACGGCCGCACCCCCTATCCAGCCGATGCCCTTCCCCCAGCACAGCGTCATCACAGCCCCCCCCAGTGGCCTCTACAAGCCCTCCCCACCCCTGGGCACCGACCCAACCTCCTGCTCCCCGCTGCACCCCAATGGCAGTGTCTCTGTCAACGGCGCGGAAATGTGGGCCGGCCAGGGCCAGCCCCAGGCTGACGATTTCGACAGCCAGTGGGCCGCCCTCGAGGGCCAGTCACGCCAGCGGCCCACGCCGTCGCACACAAACCCCTTCTCCAGTGAGCTGCAGAAAACGTTTGAGATCCAGCTGTGA
- the LOC111859953 gene encoding protein numb homolog isoform X2, which produces MNKLRQSLRRKKDVYVPESSRPHQWQTDEEAVRSGKCNFPVKYLGHVEVEESRGMHICEDAVKRLKMDRKFFKGFFTKAAKKTVKAVLWVSADGLRVVDEKTKDLILDQTIEKVSFCAPDRNFERAFSYICRDGTTRRWICHCFMAVRDSGERLSHAVGCAFASCLERKQKREKECGVTATFDANRTTFTREGSFRVTTATEQAEREEVLRQIQDVTKAESELSVPITTAPLAATPGALPPSSSPPVAPSVADTNPHAIPRRHATAEALARQGSFRAFPTLSQTSPFKRQLSLRMNDLPSTVQRKGDNPVKGYEVEMEGDSISSLCTQITSTFSGPPEDPFSSAPMPKPTSSPQSPAVPVNGSAPASSPPTISMPSTAPPSLPPPLPARDTNPWAKPGAGIPGQGYIGGDLTGATPAPASSGPTALHTHRRTPSEADRWLDEVTKSVRAQQPPVATVMGTPSPPTHHIPVPAVPFMPALAPAVPLLPPPQPVYPVPAPASYPVSNGAPFGALSVPVVGITPSQMVANVFGTAAPPIQPMPFPQHSVITAPPSGLYKPSPPLGTDPTSCSPLHPNGSVSVNGAEMWAGQGQPQADDFDSQWAALEGQSRQRPTPSHTNPFSSELQKTFEIQL; this is translated from the exons TACCTGGGCCATGTGGAGGTGGAGGAGTCCCGTGGGATGCACATCTGTGAGGATGCTGTGAAGAGACTGAAGATG GACAGGAAATTCTTCAAGGGCTTCTTTACGAAA GCGGCTAAGAAGACGGTGAAGGCTGTGCTGTGGGTGTCGGCGGACGGCCTGCGTGTCGTCGACGAAAAGACGAAG GACCTGATCCTGGATCAGACGATAGAGAAAGTGTCTTTCTGTGCTCCGGACCGCAACTTCGAGCGGGCCTTCTCCTATATCTGCCGAGATGGGACCACGCGCCGCTGGATCTGCCACTGCTTCATGGCTGTCAGAGACTCT GGGGAGCGACTGAGCCATGCGGTGGGCTGCGCCTTCGCTTCCTGCTTGGAGCGCAAGCAGAAGCGGGAGAAGGAGTGTGGGGTGACGGCCACCTTCGACGCCAACCGCACCACCTTCACCCGTGAGGGCTCCTTCCGCGTCACCACGGCGACTGAGCAGGCCGAACGTGAGGAGGTCTTGCGGCAGATTCAAGATGTCACAAAAG CCGAATCGGAGCTGTCTGTCCCCATAACCACGGCACCTCTGGCAGCGACCCCGGGAGCACTGCCCCCGTCCTCCTCCCCGCCGGTGGCCCCCTCCGTCGCAGACACCAACCCGCATGCCATCCCACGGCGTCACGCCACCGCCGAGGCCCTCGCCCGTCAAGGGTCCTTCCGTGCCTTCCCTACCCTCAGCCAGACGTCTCCCTTCAAGCGCCAGCTGTCCCTACGGATGAACGATCTGCCATCCACGGTGCAGCGCAAGGGTGACAACCCGGTCAAGGGCTATG AGGTGGAGATGGAGGGCGACAGCATTAGCTCCCTGTGCACCCAGATCACCTCCACGTTCAGTGGGCCCCCCGAAGATCCCTTCTCCTCTGCTCCCATGCCTAAGCCCACCTCTTCGCCGCAGTCTCCGGCTGTGCCAG TGAATGGATCTGCTCCTGCCTCCAGCCCACCAACCATTAGCATGCCGAGCACGGCCCCCCCAAGCCTGCCCCCGCCGTTGCCGGCACGAGATACCAATCCCTGGGCCAAGCCTGGTGCCGGGATCCCGGGCCAGGGCTACATAG GAGGAGACTTGACCGGCGCCACCCCTGCACCCGCCAGCTCTGGCCCCACCGCCCTGCATACCCACAGACGGACCCCCTCGGAGGCAGACCGCTGGCTAGATGAGGTGACCAAGTCTGTGCGTGCCCAGCAGCCCCCTGTCGCCACAGTCATGGGCAcgccatccccccccacccaccacatACCTGTGCCAGCGGTCCCCTTCATGCCCGCTCTGGCTCCGGCTGTGCCCTTGCTGCCCCCGCCGCAGCCCGTCTATCCCGTTCCTGCACCGGCCTCCTACCCCGTTTCCAATGGGGCCCCATTCGGGGCGCTCAGCGTGCCCGTCGTTGGCATCACCCCGTCCCAGATGGTGGCCAACGTCTTCGGCACGGCCGCACCCCCTATCCAGCCGATGCCCTTCCCCCAGCACAGCGTCATCACAGCCCCCCCCAGTGGCCTCTACAAGCCCTCCCCACCCCTGGGCACCGACCCAACCTCCTGCTCCCCGCTGCACCCCAATGGCAGTGTCTCTGTCAACGGCGCGGAAATGTGGGCCGGCCAGGGCCAGCCCCAGGCTGACGATTTCGACAGCCAGTGGGCCGCCCTCGAGGGCCAGTCACGCCAGCGGCCCACGCCGTCGCACACAAACCCCTTCTCCAGTGAGCTGCAGAAAACGTTTGAGATCCAGCTGTGA
- the LOC111859953 gene encoding protein numb homolog isoform X3: protein MNKLRQSLRRKKDVYVPESSRPHQWQTDEEAVRSGKCNFPVKYLGHVEVEESRGMHICEDAVKRLKMAAKKTVKAVLWVSADGLRVVDEKTKDLILDQTIEKVSFCAPDRNFERAFSYICRDGTTRRWICHCFMAVRDSGERLSHAVGCAFASCLERKQKREKECGVTATFDANRTTFTREGSFRVTTATEQAEREEVLRQIQDVTKAESELSVPITTAPLAATPGALPPSSSPPVAPSVADTNPHAIPRRHATAEALARQGSFRAFPTLSQTSPFKRQLSLRMNDLPSTVQRKGDNPVKGYVAEVEMEGDSISSLCTQITSTFSGPPEDPFSSAPMPKPTSSPQSPAVPVNGSAPASSPPTISMPSTAPPSLPPPLPARDTNPWAKPGAGIPGQGYIGGDLTGATPAPASSGPTALHTHRRTPSEADRWLDEVTKSVRAQQPPVATVMGTPSPPTHHIPVPAVPFMPALAPAVPLLPPPQPVYPVPAPASYPVSNGAPFGALSVPVVGITPSQMVANVFGTAAPPIQPMPFPQHSVITAPPSGLYKPSPPLGTDPTSCSPLHPNGSVSVNGAEMWAGQGQPQADDFDSQWAALEGQSRQRPTPSHTNPFSSELQKTFEIQL from the exons TACCTGGGCCATGTGGAGGTGGAGGAGTCCCGTGGGATGCACATCTGTGAGGATGCTGTGAAGAGACTGAAGATG GCGGCTAAGAAGACGGTGAAGGCTGTGCTGTGGGTGTCGGCGGACGGCCTGCGTGTCGTCGACGAAAAGACGAAG GACCTGATCCTGGATCAGACGATAGAGAAAGTGTCTTTCTGTGCTCCGGACCGCAACTTCGAGCGGGCCTTCTCCTATATCTGCCGAGATGGGACCACGCGCCGCTGGATCTGCCACTGCTTCATGGCTGTCAGAGACTCT GGGGAGCGACTGAGCCATGCGGTGGGCTGCGCCTTCGCTTCCTGCTTGGAGCGCAAGCAGAAGCGGGAGAAGGAGTGTGGGGTGACGGCCACCTTCGACGCCAACCGCACCACCTTCACCCGTGAGGGCTCCTTCCGCGTCACCACGGCGACTGAGCAGGCCGAACGTGAGGAGGTCTTGCGGCAGATTCAAGATGTCACAAAAG CCGAATCGGAGCTGTCTGTCCCCATAACCACGGCACCTCTGGCAGCGACCCCGGGAGCACTGCCCCCGTCCTCCTCCCCGCCGGTGGCCCCCTCCGTCGCAGACACCAACCCGCATGCCATCCCACGGCGTCACGCCACCGCCGAGGCCCTCGCCCGTCAAGGGTCCTTCCGTGCCTTCCCTACCCTCAGCCAGACGTCTCCCTTCAAGCGCCAGCTGTCCCTACGGATGAACGATCTGCCATCCACGGTGCAGCGCAAGGGTGACAACCCGGTCAAGGGCTATG TTGCAGAGGTGGAGATGGAGGGCGACAGCATTAGCTCCCTGTGCACCCAGATCACCTCCACGTTCAGTGGGCCCCCCGAAGATCCCTTCTCCTCTGCTCCCATGCCTAAGCCCACCTCTTCGCCGCAGTCTCCGGCTGTGCCAG TGAATGGATCTGCTCCTGCCTCCAGCCCACCAACCATTAGCATGCCGAGCACGGCCCCCCCAAGCCTGCCCCCGCCGTTGCCGGCACGAGATACCAATCCCTGGGCCAAGCCTGGTGCCGGGATCCCGGGCCAGGGCTACATAG GAGGAGACTTGACCGGCGCCACCCCTGCACCCGCCAGCTCTGGCCCCACCGCCCTGCATACCCACAGACGGACCCCCTCGGAGGCAGACCGCTGGCTAGATGAGGTGACCAAGTCTGTGCGTGCCCAGCAGCCCCCTGTCGCCACAGTCATGGGCAcgccatccccccccacccaccacatACCTGTGCCAGCGGTCCCCTTCATGCCCGCTCTGGCTCCGGCTGTGCCCTTGCTGCCCCCGCCGCAGCCCGTCTATCCCGTTCCTGCACCGGCCTCCTACCCCGTTTCCAATGGGGCCCCATTCGGGGCGCTCAGCGTGCCCGTCGTTGGCATCACCCCGTCCCAGATGGTGGCCAACGTCTTCGGCACGGCCGCACCCCCTATCCAGCCGATGCCCTTCCCCCAGCACAGCGTCATCACAGCCCCCCCCAGTGGCCTCTACAAGCCCTCCCCACCCCTGGGCACCGACCCAACCTCCTGCTCCCCGCTGCACCCCAATGGCAGTGTCTCTGTCAACGGCGCGGAAATGTGGGCCGGCCAGGGCCAGCCCCAGGCTGACGATTTCGACAGCCAGTGGGCCGCCCTCGAGGGCCAGTCACGCCAGCGGCCCACGCCGTCGCACACAAACCCCTTCTCCAGTGAGCTGCAGAAAACGTTTGAGATCCAGCTGTGA